In Pygocentrus nattereri isolate fPygNat1 chromosome 19, fPygNat1.pri, whole genome shotgun sequence, the sequence tattaaaaaaaaagcacttcaAGTGTCCCAGAAACTGTTGTGAAAACTATTGTTTTCTCTTAAGTGTATAAGTAATTTTGCATCATTGTGATTTGGTTGGGCTGACCTCCTTTAGGTATAGGCTGAACAGGCAGATAAATGTAAGTGTATTTTTGTTACATTAAAAAGAATTTATGAAGTTTCATggcatattttatgtatattgaCTCTATGAAATGGGGGGTAAAAGGTATGATTTACTAGTGTTTACACACTAGTTTACcagtgtgtcacgattggcccctcccagtcctgtccatgtgctcctgttgtgtttgcttcccagtcctgtccatgtgctttgttttggttttcagtcctgccctcttgtttcttgactccacccctgattttCTCCACCTGTCTTTCCACCTGCCCCTcatttaccctcatgtatttaagccctgcgttttcctttgtttgatttgttggatatgtttgatgtatgtttgttggatgttttgttatTCTGGCCTCTGTCTTGTActtcagtttgtgtttattttgtcatgtctgtcctgcgatctctccatgttggtaatatgaacctggactgtcatgaccacgaccctgggtttgccctcaataaaagtcgcttatctcagcacgtgcgtccgcctcctcgctccgtgTTACATAGTGGCTTTTATGAGCTTTGATGTGCATGCATTGATGCCAGATTTGATAGTCAGATTTTGATTAAGTGGAGAAAGTCTGTACAAAAGTAAACATCATATTAGGGTGTGTTTGCTTGCAGAGCATGACTCGGGACCAGTGAGTACATTTTACCTGACTGACCCATGGCCTACTTACAGCCTGTCCCTTTCTATCTTGTgatttttgcttctttaggcTGAACTCTGGGAACTGGTCCTGGTGGCCGTCTTGGCGACCAACATCTATGTCACTGTTAAAGAGTGCTGAGGCCAAGATTCTTGCCTGTAAGTACAAGAAACCTAAATACAGTATCTCATCACTCTGCAGGTCTCTTGAACTCTAGTAGAGGGATGAAACACCTTTCTTTCTTGAGATATTCACGCCGTCAGTTGATGTTTGATGAGGCTGGTAGAGAGAACAACGTCATATCATACattcattggccactttattaggtacacatttctctctctctttcttgcttgctcGCTTGTCTCCTCCATCGTTTGCTCCCTATCTCCGTTACAGGTTGGCTGCAGCATACCCCACTGCAGCCAATCATCAACCAGAGTTCAGGCCCTGGAGGAGGGActtggatttaaaaaaaagaccgGCGAAGCTCGTGAGGAAGCTGGCATTACCCCTGAGCTTTAAGCTGGTTTCATTCGTTCCTTACTGTTCGACAAACACACAAGCTGGGTGTTGTTTTCATGGGactgtgctgtatgtgtgtgtctggttaGTTAAGTGGcccagtttaagtttaagtgccTTACACTGATAGTCCTGCTGGCCTTCCTGCGTTtcaactctctctgtctctctgtctgtctgtctgtctgtctctctctctctctctctctctctctctctctctctctctctctctctctctctctgtctgtctgtctgtctgtctgtctctctgtctctctctgtctctctctgtctctctctctctgactctgtctctctctcacgctgctgctgtgttttcttgAGGTTCTGGACAGGGTAGAAGGGTGTAAATGTTGAtgtactaataaagtggctggtgagtataTGTGACTGTAGCATATGTGACATCATTGTTATATTCATCAAACAAATTATTGACCCCTTGTCATGTGGGCTGCATTGGCATAGAAAAGACCTTTCCCATCAGGACAGAAATGGGGCAAAGGTGATCAATCAGAATAACTGTGTATTGATTTGCAGTGACCTCTAAGGGAAAAAGTGGACCCTAGCCCCACACCGTAACAGAGCCACTGGACCATCTCACTGTAGGGTTCAAGGATTTAGGCTTGCATAATTCTCTTGCTGTACACTGCACATGCATTCGCCTACTTGTAGAGAATATGGATGACTCGTCTCACATCCCTGTAAACCAGTGTTTTTGCACCACTGAACTCTCATgtgcttttgtctttttaatgcACTGCAATCCTATATCCTATAACTATAATATGCCCTTTTTGTACACTATATgggcaaaagtattgggacacacctcttaatcattgagttcaggtgtttcattcagtcccattgccacaggtgtatacaatcaagcacctagccatgcagtctgcagTACGGCTGCAACAAGTCTGTTTGCTAAATTTCTTCTTCTCTAAATTTCTTCCAAGTCCACTTTAATGCTTATGGATTTctaatgggatgtcataaaaggtGTTGTGTGGGTGTCCAAATGCGTTTGTTTATATAGTGTAGTTGTGGACGGACTGTTCTTGCTGACAGTCTGATCACATCCTCACTTGGATCTTTTCCTATTGCTATATTGATCCAAAAATAAGATCAGCTGGGCCTGCTTAGCATTTTTACACACTCCCCAGAGCACTATAGGATGTTAATTGCTTAAATGTAGCATGCAGTACCCCTGTCCAGAAATATCTTCTCTCATTATGATTctcattatgtgtgtgtgtgtgtgtgtgtatatatatatatatatatatatatatatatatatatacacacacatatatatatatatatatatatatatatatatatatatcttttttaattatctttttacaaaaaaagtatttagcaTGTTTAAAGCCTATGTATGgttttgatatttattattTGGTCCATTTTAAACTCTGATTACTCAAATGAATCATTAGAATAATTTACTGACTACTAGTTTACTAATGTAATACACAATGTTTTTGCATTGGTTGAGCCATAACCTGTTGATTCATCTGTCCCTCTTATATTTATTAAGGTATTCAGAACGAAGTGTGGTCCCGATTTGTGACGTTGCCAAACCAGAACAGAATATGGACCCTCATGGTGACTAACAGGACAGCACGCAGACCTTCAGACCAAGGTAGACTCTCTCACCCTTGcagtttctttctcttgtaTGAAAATGGCTTTATTAATGATAGTATTATATTTAAAGTAGATATATAGTAATTACTAGTATCGGGGCACAAAAAATTGTGGTGCTTTTGAATTTATATGATTTCAAATGCATCAATCACTTGCACATAAGGAAAATATGTTATAGCAACACCTAAAACCATTTTTGCTTTTGCAGCTTCTCAGACTCCACTAGTCATGGTCCATGGGTTTGGAGGAGGGGTCGGCCTATGGATCCGAAATCTGGACTCTGTGAGTCGCTCACGGCCTGTTTATGCCTTTGACTTGCTGGGCTTCGGTCGCAGCTCCCGTCCCTCCTTCCCCACTGATGCCTCATTGGCTGAGGAGCAGTTCGTCAGCTCCATAGAGCAGTGGAGGCAGACAGTGGGGCTGGAGCGCATGATCTTATTGGGTCACAGCCTTGGAGGTTACCTGGCGACGTCATACTCCATTCAATATCCCGAAAGGTAAATTATGGAGTGATGAATGTCTGATGCTGTTCATGTCTTCTGGATTAGCAGACATTTCCAACTTAAACGCTGTCCTCCAACAGAAGTATAAACAGTACAGAAGTCAATCATCTATTTACATcttcgtttatttaatttccaaacacagacaagttattcattttttctgtaGCTGTTTCTgtttgcataaggaaggggaaaatcaaagaaaaaaagtgaaaaatggtagaccaccaaaactgtcaccattggataaatagcacttaaagctttcatctttgagagagaggagaaaatcacgCTCCACTCTTCCTTCAGGTATGAAAAAATCCAGATAGTCCTGCCTGTACTTAAGCTTTGAGAAGGCAACTCaccactatgagtctgaaaggatgtgtagctgtcacgAAGCCCTTGGCTTGGAATTACTTGGATCTtgagcagcagaaaatgcacACAGCTTCTAAAGCTAAATTTTGGAGAACTTTTTTGAAGAAGTGAAATAAAGTGTCCCAAACATATGTAAActgtaataaagataaaatatgtatatactaaatactgaagttatatttagttgttgaagctgttgtgtgtttttatgtaaatgtacttCCTGCTTTTATCCTGGTGCTGAACAATTTTGCTCAACAGCTTTATTGACtggattaaataaatgacaggtGGTCTGTgatttcacacagtactgtaggccaacaaaaataaaatgtatgcaaTTTTCCCCTTTATCCAAATGTAGCAGATCAGTTGAGACATATTTACTGACCAACACTTGCCTCATTAATTTTGCAGAGGAGatatgaagcttattttgtagAAGTCTAGGTTACTGAACAACATTTACAGTGCAAATACAGATGTAATAGATAAAATAGTAATTatagataaaataataattataattattttatctgAAATATTCTGTATATGTGCCTGTGAAActaatgcaaaaacaaaattaatttcAAAGGCAGAATTTGGGCAGTGCTGAGGAtgcaagtttttattttttgccctCACATAGACACTTGCTCTGAGCATACTGAGACATGAACAAACATGTGGCCCACTGAGTGTAATAAAGTTCTGTCTAATGTTGTGGCCTTGTTCATCAGAGTCAGTCACCTCATCCTGGTGGATCCCTGGGGCTTCCCAGAGAGACCCAAGCCTCAGCCTGAAGGGTCCAGTCAAGGTTCAGAGGTTAAGAGGCCAGGACCACCTCGCTGGGTGAAAGCAGTCGCCTCTGTTGTCACCCTCTTCAACCCTCTGGCCATCATCAGAGCAGCAGGACCATGGGGTAAGAGGCGAAGGAAGAGTAAAAACAGATCAGCTAATTTGCTAGTAGTCAAGTTTACAGAGAGGTTATatgaaccagatgtctgaagagctCAAAGCTTTTAAAACTACCTCATAGAacattatgaatatgctgcctgatgggtgagacattattttattataatgtcGAGAATGCCTGACCTATAACATATTTTTCAGATCTAATTATGGCATagaagtacaaccccaattccagtgaagttgggacgttatgtaaaacataaataaaaacagaacacgatgatttgcaaatccttttcaatctatattcaattgaatacactacaaagacaagatatttaatgttcaaatggataaactttattgttttttgcaaatattcactcattttgaatttgatgcctgcaacatgttccaaagaagttgggacaggggcaacaaaagactgggaaagttgaggaatgctcaaaaaaacatctgttttccacagcattccacaggtgagcatgttaattggaaacaggtgagtgtcatgattgggtataaagggagcatccctgaaaggctcagtcattcataagcaaggatggggcaagttgtgaacaacattgttgagaaccatgtttctcaacgtgcaactgcaaagaatttaggggtttcatcatctacagtccataatatcatcaaaagattcagaaaatctggagaaatctctgcaaataagtggcaaggcagaaaaccaacactgaatgcccgtgacctttgatccctcaggcggcgctgtaataaaaaccaacatcgttctgtaacggatattaccacatgggctaagtgcaagttaaaactctgccatgcaaagcaaaagccatatatcaacaacacccagaaacgccgccggcttctctgagcccgagctcatctgagatggactgacgcaaagtggaaaagtgtcctgtggtctgacgagtccacatttcaaatagtttttggaaatcatggacgtcgtgtcctccaggccaaagaggaaaaggactgtccggattgttatcagcgcaaagttcaaaagccagcatctctgacggtgtgggggtgtgttagtgcccatggcatgggtaacttgcacatctgtgaaggcaccattaatgctgaaaggtacatacaggttttggagcaacatatgctgccatccaagcaatgtctttgtcagggatgtccctgcttatttcagcaagacaatgccaagccacattctgcacgttataacagcgtggcttcatagtaaaagagtgcgggtactagactggcctgcctgcagtccagacctgtctcccattgaaaatgtgtggcacgttatgaagcgcaaaatacaacaacggagaccccggactgttgagcaactgaagttgtacatcatgcaagaatgggaaagaattccacctacaaagcttcaacaattagttcccaaatgcttattgagtgttgttaaaaggaaaggtgatgtaacacagtggtaaacatgcccctgtcccaacttctttggaacgtgttgcaggcatcaaattcaaaatgagtgaatatttgcaaaaaacaatcaagtttatc encodes:
- the abhd4 gene encoding (Lyso)-N-acylphosphatidylethanolamine lipase isoform X1, giving the protein MLATNLPVNTRMQDESELELNSGNWSWWPSWRPTSMSLLKSAEAKILACIQNEVWSRFVTLPNQNRIWTLMVTNRTARRPSDQASQTPLVMVHGFGGGVGLWIRNLDSVSRSRPVYAFDLLGFGRSSRPSFPTDASLAEEQFVSSIEQWRQTVGLERMILLGHSLGGYLATSYSIQYPERVSHLILVDPWGFPERPKPQPEGSSQGSEVKRPGPPRWVKAVASVVTLFNPLAIIRAAGPWGPGLVNRFRPDFKSKFEDLFDDNTMTEYLYHCNAQTPSGEVGFRAMSESLGWAKRPMVQRVNLLPPSLPVSMLYGACSWVDSSTGKHVAQIRGQSPTRVVLIDDASHHVYADQPEEFNRVVENICNTVD
- the abhd4 gene encoding (Lyso)-N-acylphosphatidylethanolamine lipase isoform X2; its protein translation is MSLLKSAEAKILACIQNEVWSRFVTLPNQNRIWTLMVTNRTARRPSDQASQTPLVMVHGFGGGVGLWIRNLDSVSRSRPVYAFDLLGFGRSSRPSFPTDASLAEEQFVSSIEQWRQTVGLERMILLGHSLGGYLATSYSIQYPERVSHLILVDPWGFPERPKPQPEGSSQGSEVKRPGPPRWVKAVASVVTLFNPLAIIRAAGPWGPGLVNRFRPDFKSKFEDLFDDNTMTEYLYHCNAQTPSGEVGFRAMSESLGWAKRPMVQRVNLLPPSLPVSMLYGACSWVDSSTGKHVAQIRGQSPTRVVLIDDASHHVYADQPEEFNRVVENICNTVD
- the abhd4 gene encoding (Lyso)-N-acylphosphatidylethanolamine lipase isoform X3 → MVTNRTARRPSDQASQTPLVMVHGFGGGVGLWIRNLDSVSRSRPVYAFDLLGFGRSSRPSFPTDASLAEEQFVSSIEQWRQTVGLERMILLGHSLGGYLATSYSIQYPERVSHLILVDPWGFPERPKPQPEGSSQGSEVKRPGPPRWVKAVASVVTLFNPLAIIRAAGPWGPGLVNRFRPDFKSKFEDLFDDNTMTEYLYHCNAQTPSGEVGFRAMSESLGWAKRPMVQRVNLLPPSLPVSMLYGACSWVDSSTGKHVAQIRGQSPTRVVLIDDASHHVYADQPEEFNRVVENICNTVD